AGAGCTGTTCCAGAGTTCCCAGTTCGCGTTCCCGAACGATCGCGAACGATGTCAGGAACAGGGTCACAAGCTGCAGAATGATGCCCACCAGTCCCGGCACAAAGAAGTGAGAACTTTCCAGGTTGGGGTTGTACAGCAGCCGTGTCCGCATCTCGATCGGAACCGCTGCGCTGCCGCTGTCATCCCGCGACGGAACCTGCGACAACCCTTCCACAAACCGCCGGGCTCGCTGCTGTGACAACATCAGTCCCAGCAGATTCGCGCTGGTCAGTGCGGTTGACGCGACCTGCGAATCACTGCCGTCGATCAGCACCTGAACGTGAACCTGTTCGCCGGCCAGCAGACGGTCGCTGTAGTCGGGACCCACGCGGACACCGACTTTCGCCCGACCGGATCTCAGCGCGCGATCGAACGATTCGTCGTCGAGCACTCGTTCGACGACATGGAACGTGCGAGTGTTTTCGAAGGCCTCCCGCAGATCGCGAGCGGAACTGCGGCCGTCCAGATCCAGAAACACGGTCGGAATGCGTTCGATCTCTGTGTTGATCGCAAACCCGAAGATCAGGGTCTGCAGCACCGGAACGACAAACATGAACACCAGCGTCGTGGGTTCGCGGCGACTGTGGGAGAATTCCTTCAGAAACACCGCCAGCCACCCGGCAAACGGGCTGCCAGGTGTCCTGGCGACAACGGCTGCCTTCTGACGCGCGAGACCGTTGCCTGCAACAGTGCCGCGCTGATCGCTGCCCGCCGGATCACCGGATGCAGCGCCGGTCGAGCGCGGTGCTTCGGGCGGCTCATCAGCAATCCCGGAGCCCTCCCGCTGCGCCGCGGATTTCAGCGAACCGGATTCCGCCGCGCGGCTGAGCGTCACGAACACGTCTTCCAGCGACGGAGTAATCTGACGCGAATCCAGTTGTTCCGGCGGAATGTCAAGGTCTTCGGCCAACTGAGCCGGCGTAAGTCTTTCATCCGCCAGCACATGAATGGTCTGGCCAAACAGCGTCGCGTCACGCACGCCTTCGAATGCCCGCAGACGCTGAAGCTGAACGGCCGGGCTGGACACGTCCAGTTCCCAGCGTTTCGTTCCGGCGGGATTGACTTCCGGTAGCTGCTTCAGGTCATCGGGTTCACCGCAGACGATCAGCCGTCCCCGGTCAATGTAGCCGACGGCCGTGCAGCGTTCGGCTTCGTCCATGTAGTGAGTCGTCACGAACAGCGTCACCCCGCGAGCCGCCAGTTCGAACAGCAGGTCCCAAAGCTGTCGGCGAGCGACCGGATCGATGCCGGCCGTCGGTTCGTCAAGGAACACGACGTCCGGTTCATGGATCAAAGCCGCCGCCAGCGCCAGTCGCTGCTTCCATCCGCCGGACAGCGTTCCGGCAAGCTGTTCCAGTTGCCGCGGTCGCGAATCCAGAGCCGTCAGTTGAATCACTTCGTCAAACCGCTGCCGGCGCCGAACGGGATTCAGACCGTAGATTCGTCCGTAGAAATCCAGATTTTCGCGAACGCTCAGGTCGGCATACAGACTGAATTTCTGCGACATGTACCCGATGCGCCGCTTGATCAGTTCCGCGTCGTCGGCCGTGTCGAAGCCCATCACGGTCGCGCTGCCGTCGCTGGGAAGCAGAACGCCGCACAGCATGCGAATGATGGTCGACTTGCCGCTGCCGTTGGGGCCAAGCAGTCCGAAGATGTCACCGCGCTGAACCTGAAAGCTGACATCATCAACGGCGGTCAGGCTGCCGAATCGCCGGCTGAGGTGATTCACATGAATGACCGGTTCACCCACCGTCACGAATCTCCGCTGCTGAGCACAACGTCCGCCGACATTCCCGGACGCAGCACGTCCTGACCATCGACAAGTGTGACCTTGATTCGAAAGACCTGCTTGGAACGTTCTTCGGGCGTCTGGACATTTCCGGGAGTAAATTCCGCCTGCCTCGCGATAAATGACACTTCGCCCGTGAACGTGCGGCCGGGAAAACTGTCGATGCGGACCTGCACCTGTTCACCGATCTGTAGATTCAGGCGATTCTCCGGCACGTAGGCACGGATCCATAACCGGCTGGTGTCGACCAGTGCGACGGCCGGAGCATTCGGCGACAGCAGATCTCCTGAACGAAGATCGAAGGCGTCAACCGTCGCGTTCAGCGGAGCAATCACGTGAAGTTCCTGGAGCTGCTGACGGATGGCATCAGCTTCGGCCGCGGCCGCATCACGAGCCGCCTCCGCCGCGCGAATGTCTTCGGGACGACTGCCGCTTTCGCGCAGCCGGACTTCCTGTTCGGCTTCTTCCAACTGAGCTTCAGCGGCCGCGATGTCTTCCGATCGCGTTCCGGCCTGCAGCAGGTCCAGCTGTTCCTGATTTGACTGCGCTTTGGCGGTTGCGACCTTCAGTTTGGAAGCCGCGTCGTCCAGGTCGCTCTGGTCAGCCGCCTGCCGCCCGAACAGAGACTCCGTCCGCTGGTACACCTGGTTGGCCAGCAGCAGTTCCGCCTGCGCCAAATCAACGGCCGCTTTTGCCGCGGCGATTTCCTGCGGTCGAGGACCGTTTCGCATTTTTTCCAGAACAGCCTTCGCCTGGTCGCGGCGAGCCCTTGCCTGAGCGATCTCCTCCGTTCGAAAACCATCCACAAGCTGCCGGTGATTGGCTGCCGCCCTGGCCAGCGAATGTTCCGCGGCCGCAAGGCGTTCCTGCAAATCGAACGGATCAAGTTCCAGCAACACGTCTCCGGCGGAGACCTGCTGACCTTCTTCAATGTGAACCGCCGCGATTCGCCCGCCGACGCGCGAGCCGACGCGAATCTCATCGGCTTCCACAAAACCGGACACGACCAGTTCCGAACCGCGTTCCTGCGAATACACCAGCGCGGCGATCAGCCCGGCCGCCAGGATCACAGGAATCAGAATTCGCTTCAGAATGCCGGGCATGAATCGTTGGCCTTATCGCGCGTTCGAATTCCCGCTGGCTGCGGACGGATGGAATCGCCGACCAGGCGGCAGTCACGCTGTCTGACACGGCGGAGGCGAATGATCGAACGGTCACGGTCGCTCAACGGTTACCGCCATCACGATCGGCGATGTCGCGTCGTCGCCTTTGATCAGTTCGATACTGTGAATCACGTCGCCGCGTTTTGGTTCGATCGTGACGCGACGAATCTGCTGGCCTCGCAAAGCGAACGCAAACTCACTGCCCGGCACGTCGACGCGGCGAATGTAATCCGCGAAATGAACACCGTTGATCAGTTCGTGATCCTCAGTCGAACCGTCTTCGAAGTGCAGCCGAACGATCATGGACACAGTCTGCGCCGAATCAAACGGGTAGCTCCAGCCGCCGACTCCGCTCAGCAGGTGAATGGCCTTTGCCGCAGAATTGCACGGAAGTTCCACAGACTTCGGCATGCCGGGAGGCAGCGTTCCTCGCGGACCGTTCAGCAGAATGATGTTCGGAACAGTCCTGCCTCGCGGGTCGGTCAGGATGAACGGGATGCCACTGGAAATCTTGGGGGACCAGTCGTCGAACACCATGCGATCCGGACCGTTGTCGCCGTTGGCGAAGAGTCCCTTTGTACTGATCGCGGTGGCGTATCGGTCGAGCGATATCGGCAGGAACTGACCCTTGTTCGTCAGGAATTCCAGCAGATTGCCGAGTTCGTTTTTCGTCATCTGCTTTTCGAATCCGTCCGGCATCACCGACTTGCGGGACGCAACCAGTTCGTCGATGTCCTCGCGAGCAATCTGGTGTTCCTTGCCTTCGGTATCGATCAGCGACACGGAGGTGCGTGTTTCGGCGGTCATCATGCCGCCGATCACCAGTCCGTCGATCGTCACAACCGTGTACATGCGGAAGTTTCCTTCAACGCTGCGCGACGGGTCGATGATGTGAGTCAGCAGTTCGGCCTTGGGATGAACGGCCATGCCGGTCAAATTCGGGCCGATCGTTTTGCCTTCGGTGCCGTGCATGTGGCACTTGGAACAGTGCTTGATGAACATTTCCTTCCCGAGAGCCACGTCGCCCGTTTGCTTCGTAACGGGCATCAGCGATTGCAGGACGTTTTCGCGATCGGGGTCGGGAAGGCCTCCGCCGGCGGCCATCAGCACTGCGGCTCGTTCGCGAATCGTCGCATCGGGGTGGCTGGCGAGTGCCTGTTTCTGATCAAGCGACAGATCGCCGAGTTCCAGCGTTCGAGATTCGATGGCGTCCAGCAGTGCGGCTGTCGTGTCCGGCCGCGACAACAGCACTCGCACCGCAACGGACTTCGACTGCGGCGTGAGACCGCTGGCATTTTCGACGATCACTTCGCCGACATCGGCAGCTCGACTCAGCCCCGCCGCTTCGATCAGTCCGGCGGCGATGGCGGGTGACGACTGAGCGGTAACGTTGTCCAGCACGCTGCTCACGACATCGGTGTTGTC
The genomic region above belongs to Planctomycetaceae bacterium and contains:
- a CDS encoding ABC transporter permease — encoded protein: MGEPVIHVNHLSRRFGSLTAVDDVSFQVQRGDIFGLLGPNGSGKSTIIRMLCGVLLPSDGSATVMGFDTADDAELIKRRIGYMSQKFSLYADLSVRENLDFYGRIYGLNPVRRRQRFDEVIQLTALDSRPRQLEQLAGTLSGGWKQRLALAAALIHEPDVVFLDEPTAGIDPVARRQLWDLLFELAARGVTLFVTTHYMDEAERCTAVGYIDRGRLIVCGEPDDLKQLPEVNPAGTKRWELDVSSPAVQLQRLRAFEGVRDATLFGQTIHVLADERLTPAQLAEDLDIPPEQLDSRQITPSLEDVFVTLSRAAESGSLKSAAQREGSGIADEPPEAPRSTGAASGDPAGSDQRGTVAGNGLARQKAAVVARTPGSPFAGWLAVFLKEFSHSRREPTTLVFMFVVPVLQTLIFGFAINTEIERIPTVFLDLDGRSSARDLREAFENTRTFHVVERVLDDESFDRALRSGRAKVGVRVGPDYSDRLLAGEQVHVQVLIDGSDSQVASTALTSANLLGLMLSQQRARRFVEGLSQVPSRDDSGSAAVPIEMRTRLLYNPNLESSHFFVPGLVGIILQLVTLFLTSFAIVRERELGTLEQLFVTPVGRAGMLLGKLMPYALLAFGGTLIVLNVMVFGFDVSIRGSLTLLMSLSFLFLLCALGLGLLVSTLAKTQLQAIQFAFIIMLPSILLSGFMFPRDQMPVPIYLVTFLIPATYFLEILRAIVLRGADIVDILPSVTGLAMCTFAILSLSVLRFRKQLG
- a CDS encoding efflux RND transporter periplasmic adaptor subunit, which gives rise to MPGILKRILIPVILAAGLIAALVYSQERGSELVVSGFVEADEIRVGSRVGGRIAAVHIEEGQQVSAGDVLLELDPFDLQERLAAAEHSLARAAANHRQLVDGFRTEEIAQARARRDQAKAVLEKMRNGPRPQEIAAAKAAVDLAQAELLLANQVYQRTESLFGRQAADQSDLDDAASKLKVATAKAQSNQEQLDLLQAGTRSEDIAAAEAQLEEAEQEVRLRESGSRPEDIRAAEAARDAAAAEADAIRQQLQELHVIAPLNATVDAFDLRSGDLLSPNAPAVALVDTSRLWIRAYVPENRLNLQIGEQVQVRIDSFPGRTFTGEVSFIARQAEFTPGNVQTPEERSKQVFRIKVTLVDGQDVLRPGMSADVVLSSGDS